The sequence below is a genomic window from Planctomycetia bacterium.
TGGGGACACTACAAAATGAAGGGCCAGTTGACCGTCGAAACGCGCGAGGAATACGAGCGTTTCCTGGCCAATCTGGAGCAGCAACAAGAGGCCACGCAATGAGTTCAATTGCCGCCGGTTCGCACGCGCACGACGCGGCCGATGCGCATGGGCACGGCGATTCCATGTCGTTCCTGCGCAAATACGTCTTCTCACTCGATCACAAGGTGATCGGGATTCAATTCCTGTTTTCGACGTTGCTCTGGTTCGTCGTCGGCGGCCTGCTGGCGCTGGCAGTGCGCTGGCAACTCGCCTGGCCTTGGCAGGAGATGCCGATCGTCGGCCGGATGTTGTTCTCGGGCGAAGGAGGACAGATTTCGCCTGAGTTCTACACGATGTTGTTCACCATGCACGCTTCGGTGATGATCTTCTTTGTGATCATCCCGATCCTCGCGGGCGCGTTCGGCAACTTCTTGATTCCGCTGATGATCGGTGCCGACGACATGGCGTTTCCGACGCTCAATATGCTCAGCTACTGGTTCATGTGGCCGGCCTTTGCCTGCATGATCGCCAGCTTCTTTTACGGAGGCGGGCCGGCGTCCGGCTGGACGGCTTATCCGCCGCTGTCGTCCGTGGCGAGCGCTGCGCCGGGCAGCGAGCAAGCGCAGACGCTGTGGCTCTGGGGACTCGTGTTCGTCGGCATCTCATCGATGATGGGCTCGGTCAACTACATGACCACCATCATTCAGATGCGCGCCCCGGGCATGACGATGTTCCGGTTGCCGATGACGATCTGGGCGATGTTCATCACCGCTTTGTTGCAGGCCTTCGCGTTGCCGGTACTGACCGCCGCGCTGTTCATGCAACTGGGCGACCGCATGATTGGCACCAGCTTCTTCATTCCGGAGGGGTTGGTCGTCAACAACATGTCGGCCGGCTCCGGCGGCGGACAGCCGTTGATGTGGCAGCACTTGTTCTGGTTCTACTCGCATCCGGCCGTGTACATCATGATCCTGCCGGCGATGGGCATGGTCTCAGATATCATCTCGACCTTCG
It includes:
- a CDS encoding cbb3-type cytochrome c oxidase subunit I; translation: MSSIAAGSHAHDAADAHGHGDSMSFLRKYVFSLDHKVIGIQFLFSTLLWFVVGGLLALAVRWQLAWPWQEMPIVGRMLFSGEGGQISPEFYTMLFTMHASVMIFFVIIPILAGAFGNFLIPLMIGADDMAFPTLNMLSYWFMWPAFACMIASFFYGGGPASGWTAYPPLSSVASAAPGSEQAQTLWLWGLVFVGISSMMGSVNYMTTIIQMRAPGMTMFRLPMTIWAMFITALLQAFALPVLTAALFMQLGDRMIGTSFFIPEGLVVNNMSAGSGGGQPLMWQHLFWFYSHPAVYIMILPAMGMVSDIISTFARKPLFGYKPMIYSIAGIAGLGFIVWGHHMFMSGMNPALGLTFMLSTMMIALPSAIKTFNWLGTIWGGRIEYTSAMLFALSFVSMFIIGGLSGIFMAATPVDIFIHDTYFIVGHIHYVLFGGTAFGVFGAIYFWFPKMFGRMMNETLGKIHFFLSFIFFNGTFFTMHILGANGFPRRLADPYHYQTFEHLQGMNQFMTICALGMGAAQIIFALNFFYSLLFGPTCGRNPWNSNTLEWLAPSPPGHGNFDVQPIVYRGPYEYGSPASDSINFPQWQPPKEGIDEEELGHH